In Desulfosediminicola ganghwensis, a single window of DNA contains:
- a CDS encoding SH3 domain-containing protein: protein MIIRAFFFTLFFFLIAQPSFSETLSVKGDNVNLRSGPGVGFDIKWAYGNGFPLRVVERKGEWIKVRDFEKDTGWIHTSLLSGDSFVIVKSHKGTDKKINIRSGPSTRYDIVGKAFYGVVFRKLDSKSGWIKVRHESGLEGWIKETLMWQR, encoded by the coding sequence ATGATTATAAGAGCTTTTTTCTTCACACTTTTCTTTTTCCTTATTGCACAACCCTCATTTTCAGAAACCCTCAGCGTTAAGGGTGACAATGTTAACCTTCGTTCGGGCCCGGGGGTAGGTTTTGATATAAAATGGGCATATGGCAATGGATTTCCACTGCGCGTTGTTGAGAGAAAAGGTGAGTGGATAAAGGTCAGAGATTTTGAGAAGGATACCGGGTGGATACACACCTCACTTCTTTCCGGTGATTCTTTTGTGATCGTTAAATCACACAAAGGGACAGACAAAAAAATCAATATCCGTAGCGGCCCATCCACGAGATACGATATTGTTGGTAAAGCATTTTACGGAGTGGTTTTCCGTAAGCTCGACAGCAAGTCAGGATGGATCAAAGTACGCCATGAGAGCGGACTGGAGGGATGGATTAAAGAAACGTTAATGTGGCAAAGGTAG
- a CDS encoding ParB/RepB/Spo0J family partition protein, translating into MGLLFGNDEEEKYFECDIDRIAPNKFQPRVHFDEDNLKELSDSIRENGVIQPLIVTVSSNEDGYELVAGERRLRASKLAGLDKVPVVVMDVEAEDTLLELALIENIQRTDLNPIEEAEAYNKLIQKFGYTQEETAKRVGKKRSTISNMLRLLNLPDFIKQDLVQGTLSEGHARALLRLSDDLGAMKDVRDQIIKKALSVRQTEKAVRKLTAISKPSQSSPQNKDANELPVTYCKSLVNQLTNRLSSKVAINQAGSRGKIEIEYYSPDDLERLISVIMNEIQE; encoded by the coding sequence GTGGGACTTCTATTTGGCAACGATGAAGAAGAGAAGTACTTCGAGTGTGACATTGACAGAATTGCTCCAAACAAATTCCAGCCACGTGTCCACTTTGACGAAGACAATCTCAAAGAATTATCTGATTCTATCCGTGAGAATGGAGTCATCCAGCCTCTCATCGTTACCGTCTCTTCAAATGAAGATGGTTATGAGTTAGTAGCTGGGGAGCGCAGGCTTCGTGCATCTAAACTCGCTGGTCTGGATAAAGTACCAGTTGTTGTTATGGATGTTGAGGCCGAAGATACCCTGCTTGAACTCGCTCTCATAGAAAATATTCAGAGAACCGACCTTAACCCGATTGAGGAAGCAGAGGCATATAACAAACTTATTCAAAAGTTTGGTTATACACAGGAAGAAACAGCAAAACGGGTTGGTAAAAAAAGATCAACTATATCCAACATGCTGAGATTACTAAACCTTCCTGATTTTATAAAGCAGGACCTGGTTCAGGGTACCCTCTCAGAGGGTCACGCACGTGCACTTCTCCGTCTTTCAGATGATCTTGGTGCCATGAAGGACGTTCGTGATCAGATCATTAAAAAGGCCCTTTCTGTTCGTCAGACAGAAAAAGCTGTCAGGAAACTCACCGCCATCAGTAAACCGTCCCAATCATCACCGCAGAATAAGGATGCGAATGAGCTTCCAGTGACATACTGCAAATCCCTGGTTAATCAACTCACGAACAGGCTCTCATCTAAAGTTGCTATCAATCAGGCCGGCAGCAGAGGGAAAATCGAAATAGAGTATTACTCTCCAGACGACCTGGAGCGACTAATTTCTGTTATCATGAACGAAATCCAGGAATAG
- a CDS encoding AAA family ATPase, whose amino-acid sequence MSMPTSCKTIAVANQKGGVGKTTSSINLAAALAKKRKKVLLIDSDPQGNASSGVGVDSRSLKANLYGAFVGSCSIADAVTKTSIKNLDLVPANIDLVAAEIELVGRESREQALKSILKSVKDNYDYILIDCPPSLGLLTVNALTASDSVLIPMQCEYFAMEGLAQLVNTIRSVKKTFNSSLYIEGLLLTMYDTRNKLTHQVADEIQRHFAEQLFKTVIPRNVRLSECPSHGQSVIQYDIRSKGAKAYIQLGKEFLQNQR is encoded by the coding sequence ATGTCGATGCCAACATCGTGTAAAACAATTGCTGTTGCCAATCAAAAAGGTGGAGTAGGAAAGACAACTTCTTCAATCAATCTTGCCGCTGCCCTGGCAAAAAAACGAAAAAAAGTTTTACTTATTGATTCAGATCCACAGGGCAATGCGTCAAGTGGTGTTGGAGTTGATTCCCGCTCTCTCAAGGCAAATCTTTACGGTGCATTTGTTGGAAGTTGCAGTATTGCTGATGCCGTAACAAAAACCAGTATTAAGAATTTAGATCTCGTTCCGGCTAATATCGATTTGGTAGCAGCAGAGATCGAATTAGTTGGAAGAGAGTCGAGAGAACAGGCATTAAAGTCAATTCTCAAATCGGTGAAGGACAATTACGATTATATCCTTATAGATTGTCCGCCATCGTTAGGTCTCTTGACCGTTAACGCACTCACTGCTTCGGACTCGGTGCTTATACCCATGCAGTGCGAGTATTTCGCTATGGAAGGGCTAGCTCAACTCGTAAATACAATACGTTCTGTTAAAAAGACTTTCAACAGTTCTTTGTACATCGAAGGATTATTGCTCACCATGTATGATACCCGCAATAAACTCACACACCAGGTTGCAGATGAGATTCAGCGTCATTTCGCAGAGCAGCTCTTCAAAACTGTTATACCAAGAAATGTTCGGCTAAGTGAGTGTCCAAGTCATGGTCAATCGGTTATCCAGTACGATATTCGGTCGAAAGGCGCAAAAGCGTATATTCAACTTGGAAAAGAATTTTTACAAAATCAGAGGTAG
- the nadB gene encoding L-aspartate oxidase, whose protein sequence is MDSDYLIIGTGIAGLSFALRAAKKGSVKLITKKEEIACATNLAQGGIAAVLSEDDSFELHIQDTLVSGDGLCDREVVRIVVEEGPERIQELIEIGVGFVKKEGEKRDLDLGKEGGHSRRRVAHAYDLTGREIERALLAEAKRHSNIEILENCQCIDLITHGRETKKKCIGAFVLTEGEVKEFRAKITVLCTGGVGKVYLYTTNPDIATGDGVAMAFRAGAKIANMEFIQFHPTCLYHHQTKNFLISEAVRGEGAFLVNSKGERFMAKYDPKRMELATRDTVARAIDSEMKKSGDDCVYLDITHKDPEFIKNRFPTIYGKCKELGIDVTRMPIPVVPAAHYLCGGVLTDTSGCTSISNLLALGETACTGLHGANRLASNSLLEAVVFAKRAADYCDSLELNHSDSTPLDRPQWMDNRGKLLDEAILINNNWDILRRVMWNYVGIVRNSRRLDLASKRVVEIAREIETLYKEYKVSAEMIELRNIAIVSQLIIEAAKARTTSQGLHFLQDENPRNDDDTSNHWNVFSRKINYADYPWQSEKIETIEV, encoded by the coding sequence ATGGATAGTGACTATTTGATTATAGGGACAGGTATAGCCGGACTTTCCTTCGCTCTTAGAGCTGCAAAAAAAGGGTCCGTTAAATTAATCACCAAGAAAGAAGAGATTGCTTGTGCCACCAACCTTGCCCAGGGTGGTATTGCAGCGGTGCTGTCAGAAGACGATAGTTTTGAGCTTCATATCCAAGATACTCTCGTTTCTGGCGATGGCTTGTGTGATAGAGAGGTGGTTCGAATAGTTGTCGAAGAGGGCCCCGAACGAATTCAAGAACTTATTGAGATTGGTGTTGGTTTCGTCAAAAAGGAAGGCGAGAAGCGAGACCTAGATCTCGGGAAAGAAGGTGGCCATTCTAGAAGAAGGGTAGCGCACGCTTATGACCTGACAGGAAGAGAGATTGAAAGGGCTTTACTGGCGGAAGCAAAACGCCATTCCAATATAGAGATATTAGAAAACTGTCAATGTATCGATCTTATTACCCATGGGAGAGAAACAAAGAAAAAATGTATTGGAGCCTTTGTCTTAACAGAAGGAGAGGTTAAGGAATTCAGAGCAAAAATTACTGTTCTTTGCACCGGTGGTGTGGGAAAAGTTTATCTCTATACCACCAACCCTGATATAGCAACAGGAGACGGAGTTGCTATGGCTTTTAGGGCAGGGGCGAAAATTGCTAACATGGAGTTTATCCAGTTTCATCCAACTTGTCTTTACCACCATCAGACAAAAAACTTTCTTATTTCGGAAGCGGTTCGAGGGGAGGGGGCTTTTCTCGTCAACAGCAAAGGCGAAAGATTCATGGCCAAATATGACCCAAAGCGTATGGAATTGGCCACAAGGGATACTGTCGCCAGAGCTATAGACTCTGAAATGAAAAAGAGTGGTGATGATTGTGTATATTTAGACATAACTCATAAAGATCCAGAGTTTATTAAAAATAGGTTCCCTACGATATATGGGAAATGTAAAGAGTTAGGTATAGATGTTACTAGAATGCCAATACCAGTGGTTCCGGCAGCACATTATCTTTGTGGTGGGGTATTGACAGACACGAGTGGCTGTACATCGATTAGCAACCTCCTCGCCTTAGGAGAAACGGCATGTACAGGTCTTCATGGTGCTAACAGATTGGCAAGTAACTCACTGCTGGAAGCTGTTGTTTTTGCCAAAAGAGCTGCCGATTACTGCGACAGTCTTGAACTCAACCATTCAGACAGTACGCCTCTAGATCGCCCTCAGTGGATGGATAATAGGGGTAAGTTGTTGGATGAAGCTATACTCATTAATAATAACTGGGATATTCTTCGAAGAGTGATGTGGAACTATGTTGGGATAGTGCGTAACTCACGACGTCTTGATCTGGCAAGCAAAAGAGTCGTTGAGATAGCTCGTGAAATTGAAACGCTGTACAAAGAGTATAAGGTCAGCGCTGAAATGATCGAGCTAAGGAATATAGCTATTGTGTCTCAACTCATAATAGAAGCGGCTAAGGCAAGAACCACTTCCCAGGGACTTCACTTTTTGCAGGATGAAAATCCAAGAAATGATGATGATACCTCCAATCACTGGAATGTTTTTTCACGAAAAATCAACTATGCAGATTACCCGTGGCAAAGCGAAAAAATTGAAACAATAGAAGTGTGA
- a CDS encoding glycine zipper domain-containing protein: MKTSLRAVLAVVLVTMVVSCAPQNKAQTGAAVGAAGGALAGQAIGRSTEATLIGALVGTLAGYMIGNEMDKYDRQRLNNVYETGVSGQTITWQNPDSRNVYSVTPQPATTSTSGPCRRAEVEAVIEGRRETTYTTACRDYNGQWVLQ; the protein is encoded by the coding sequence ATGAAAACATCTTTGAGGGCGGTACTGGCTGTTGTCTTGGTGACAATGGTGGTTTCGTGTGCTCCCCAAAATAAAGCGCAGACAGGAGCAGCAGTTGGAGCAGCAGGTGGAGCACTTGCTGGTCAGGCCATAGGAAGAAGTACTGAAGCAACTCTCATTGGTGCCTTGGTTGGTACTTTGGCGGGATACATGATTGGCAATGAAATGGATAAATATGACCGCCAACGTTTAAATAATGTATATGAGACGGGAGTGTCAGGACAGACCATTACATGGCAAAATCCAGACAGCCGTAATGTGTATAGCGTTACTCCCCAGCCCGCAACTACCAGCACTTCAGGGCCTTGTAGAAGGGCGGAAGTAGAGGCCGTGATCGAGGGCAGGCGTGAAACAACATATACCACAGCATGTAGAGACTATAACGGACAATGGGTACTTCAATAG
- the rdgC gene encoding recombination-associated protein RdgC, which translates to MGFLSGSASFVRFSVEGELPENALDFIADRVIAFSFRDIDDTFDEYSIGWVSVLNMFDSQFKYASYAAGDYITLTLRVDERKVSPAILKKFVAKEEERVKQEKQVPKLGRSLKVEIKERVRTELMRKAIPVPTTYELCWSLSDSTLTFFTTNKKAHTVLEDFFQESFNLMLRQQIPYVVGETLLNEEQAARLAMINPEVLV; encoded by the coding sequence ATGGGATTTTTAAGCGGTTCAGCCAGCTTTGTTCGCTTCAGTGTTGAAGGTGAGCTACCAGAAAATGCATTGGATTTTATTGCAGATCGGGTGATTGCCTTCTCCTTCAGAGATATAGATGATACTTTCGATGAGTACTCGATAGGCTGGGTTTCAGTTCTCAATATGTTTGATTCTCAGTTCAAGTATGCCTCCTATGCGGCAGGTGATTACATAACCCTCACCTTGAGAGTCGATGAGCGTAAAGTATCTCCTGCTATTCTCAAGAAATTTGTGGCAAAGGAAGAGGAGCGGGTCAAGCAGGAGAAACAGGTGCCAAAACTCGGTCGTTCCCTCAAGGTAGAGATCAAGGAAAGGGTACGTACTGAGTTGATGAGGAAAGCTATTCCGGTGCCAACAACGTATGAATTATGCTGGAGCCTTTCAGATTCAACCCTCACCTTTTTTACTACCAACAAGAAGGCCCACACGGTATTGGAAGATTTTTTCCAGGAGAGTTTCAACCTGATGCTTCGTCAACAGATTCCTTATGTTGTTGGTGAAACCCTTCTGAATGAAGAACAGGCAGCTCGCCTTGCGATGATCAATCCAGAAGTATTAGTGTAG
- the gatB gene encoding Asp-tRNA(Asn)/Glu-tRNA(Gln) amidotransferase subunit GatB: protein MEFETVIGLEIHAQLKTESKIFCGCSTQFGSPPNTNTCPVCLGMPGSLPVLNKKVVEYSIKMGLATDSTIRRYNQFARKNYFYPDLPKGYQTSQFDLPIVEHGAVEIEVDGKTKTIGITRMHMEEDAGKLIHDEVEPYSYVDLNRTGTPLLEIVSEPDLRSPEEAYAYLKKIHAILRYLDICDGNMQEGSFRCDANISLRPVGQEELGTRTELKNMNSFRNVQTALEYEVRRQRDLLLDGEKVIQETLLWNPDKNRTESMRGKEDAHDYRYFPCPDLIPVEIDEEWIEEIRKTLPELPQERRERFLGDYGLPADDATILTSERELADYFEASLKSGATPKKVANWIMTELLRELKGESIEGCKVTPAQLGDLIAMIDKGTISGKIAKTVFLDMMDSGKDAEVIVKEKNLVQVSDEGELMAIVEEIVAANPAQAEDYRNGKTKLMGYFVGQLMQKTKGKANPKMANELFNKALNG from the coding sequence ATGGAATTTGAAACAGTTATAGGTCTGGAAATACACGCGCAGCTCAAAACTGAATCGAAGATATTCTGTGGTTGTTCCACACAGTTCGGCTCTCCACCAAACACCAATACCTGCCCGGTCTGCCTCGGCATGCCGGGCTCTCTGCCCGTGTTGAATAAAAAAGTGGTGGAATATTCAATAAAGATGGGTCTGGCAACAGACTCTACCATCAGGCGCTATAACCAGTTTGCCAGAAAGAACTATTTTTACCCCGATCTGCCGAAAGGGTATCAGACCTCGCAGTTTGACCTGCCCATAGTTGAGCACGGCGCTGTTGAGATCGAGGTTGACGGCAAGACAAAGACCATTGGTATCACCAGGATGCACATGGAGGAGGACGCGGGCAAACTCATTCATGATGAGGTTGAGCCATACTCGTACGTGGATCTGAACAGAACAGGTACACCTCTTTTAGAGATTGTTTCAGAGCCGGATCTGCGTTCGCCCGAGGAAGCGTACGCATATCTGAAGAAGATTCATGCCATCCTGCGCTATCTCGATATCTGCGACGGCAACATGCAGGAGGGCAGTTTCAGGTGTGACGCCAATATCTCACTTCGTCCGGTTGGCCAGGAGGAACTCGGAACCAGGACTGAGCTGAAGAATATGAACTCTTTCAGAAACGTGCAGACGGCCCTGGAGTATGAGGTTCGTCGTCAGCGCGACCTGTTGCTTGACGGTGAGAAGGTCATTCAGGAGACGTTACTCTGGAATCCGGACAAGAATCGCACCGAGTCCATGCGCGGCAAGGAAGATGCCCACGACTACAGGTATTTTCCCTGCCCCGACCTCATCCCCGTGGAGATAGACGAAGAGTGGATTGAAGAGATCAGAAAGACTTTGCCGGAGCTTCCCCAAGAGCGTAGAGAGCGTTTCCTGGGAGACTATGGTTTGCCGGCGGATGATGCTACTATTCTCACCTCGGAGCGTGAATTAGCCGATTATTTTGAAGCATCGCTGAAGTCCGGGGCTACCCCTAAAAAGGTTGCAAACTGGATCATGACGGAGCTCCTGCGGGAATTAAAAGGGGAATCCATTGAAGGTTGTAAGGTCACTCCTGCCCAGCTCGGTGATCTGATCGCCATGATCGACAAGGGAACCATCAGCGGCAAAATCGCCAAAACCGTCTTCCTGGATATGATGGACAGTGGCAAGGACGCCGAGGTGATCGTCAAGGAGAAAAACCTGGTTCAGGTCTCTGACGAAGGAGAGCTCATGGCCATAGTCGAGGAGATCGTTGCCGCCAATCCAGCTCAGGCTGAAGACTACAGAAACGGAAAAACCAAGCTTATGGGCTATTTTGTCGGGCAGTTGATGCAGAAAACCAAGGGCAAGGCGAATCCGAAGATGGCCAATGAGCTGTTTAACAAGGCCTTGAACGGCTAA
- the radC gene encoding RadC family protein: MDKGEWQQKGAGHRGRLRDRYLSRGLDGFTDTEILELLLSFGTPRKDCKESARELLARFGTLAKVLEAPAIQLQEVPGVGPKNSFAISFIQAVASRYLQQRIEGKRYLHSSAEVQQYLEHSMRGLKREILSVIYLDSSHAILSSEVVAEGTINVNTVYPRELVQGALTRHAAAIIIAHNHPSGALRPSPQDISLTKNLYLICSYLQIQLLDHFIVGDGVYSFADNGMIDTISRECLKLRETLSRR, translated from the coding sequence GTGGATAAGGGTGAATGGCAGCAGAAAGGAGCAGGGCACAGGGGCCGCCTGCGCGACAGATATCTGTCGCGTGGTCTCGATGGGTTTACTGATACGGAAATCCTTGAGCTGCTGCTCTCTTTCGGCACACCAAGAAAAGACTGCAAAGAATCGGCCAGGGAGCTGCTTGCGAGATTCGGCACCCTGGCGAAAGTCCTGGAGGCACCAGCCATTCAGTTGCAGGAGGTACCTGGTGTCGGCCCGAAAAACAGCTTCGCGATCAGTTTTATTCAGGCAGTAGCATCCCGTTACCTGCAGCAACGTATCGAGGGGAAACGCTATCTGCATTCTTCAGCTGAGGTCCAGCAATACCTGGAGCACTCGATGAGAGGGCTGAAGCGGGAAATTCTCTCAGTTATCTACCTGGACTCATCCCACGCCATTCTATCTTCTGAAGTTGTCGCTGAAGGCACTATAAACGTGAACACCGTCTATCCCCGGGAGTTGGTGCAGGGCGCATTGACCAGACATGCGGCAGCTATTATTATCGCCCACAACCATCCTTCGGGTGCTCTTCGACCATCACCACAGGACATCAGCCTGACCAAAAATCTCTACCTGATCTGTTCATATCTGCAAATTCAACTCCTCGATCATTTCATAGTTGGTGATGGTGTCTATAGTTTTGCTGACAATGGCATGATAGACACGATCTCCCGTGAGTGTCTCAAACTCAGGGAAACCCTGAGTAGACGTTAG
- the hemW gene encoding radical SAM family heme chaperone HemW encodes MSSLYIHIPFCQSKCGYCSFSSWPGLESVHASYVEAVHRELTETAKQYSGGPLTTLFFGGGTPTMLSSRQLIRLLNCCVDSFGVERDAEVSIEANPGTIERIQLDDLKKAGFSRVSVGVQSFLAEDLKALGRCHTSSEAVSAITDLRAAGFENISLDLMYGLPNQTVESWCRNLEKAIALDPEHISMYQLTIEDGTAFAGLAERGMLDLPSEETIIAMDEVNLSRTGSAGYDWYEISNYAKPGFRCRHNLAYWHNEEYLAAGAGAVSYLGGVRERRVDDPVEYMARIMAGNKTVIEREHLAQDDAFKETVIMGLRLTEGVKLEQLQARFGMDPFSYYGTTLKKLLDAGFMESSDTHLRVSEKGRLLSNAILSELV; translated from the coding sequence ATGAGTTCTCTCTATATCCATATTCCCTTTTGTCAGTCCAAGTGTGGTTATTGCTCCTTCTCTTCATGGCCCGGCCTGGAATCTGTGCACGCCAGCTACGTGGAGGCGGTGCACAGGGAGCTGACAGAAACAGCAAAGCAATATAGCGGGGGACCACTTACAACACTCTTTTTTGGTGGTGGCACTCCCACGATGTTGTCGAGCAGGCAGCTGATTCGGCTGTTGAACTGCTGTGTAGACAGCTTCGGTGTGGAAAGAGATGCAGAGGTTTCCATTGAGGCAAACCCTGGAACAATAGAGAGAATTCAACTCGACGATTTGAAGAAAGCCGGCTTTTCAAGGGTTTCTGTCGGTGTGCAGTCTTTTCTGGCTGAAGATCTCAAGGCGCTTGGCAGATGTCATACTTCGAGTGAGGCGGTTTCCGCCATTACAGATCTCAGGGCAGCGGGTTTTGAAAATATCAGCCTGGACCTGATGTACGGCTTGCCGAATCAGACGGTGGAGAGTTGGTGCCGGAATCTTGAAAAGGCGATAGCCCTGGACCCGGAACATATTTCCATGTATCAGCTGACCATTGAAGATGGTACGGCCTTTGCCGGTCTTGCCGAGAGGGGAATGCTGGATCTGCCTTCAGAGGAGACCATCATTGCCATGGATGAGGTGAACCTGAGTCGTACCGGGTCGGCCGGGTATGACTGGTATGAAATATCCAATTATGCCAAACCTGGTTTTCGCTGCAGACACAACCTGGCCTATTGGCACAACGAAGAGTACCTGGCAGCCGGTGCAGGGGCGGTGAGTTATCTGGGTGGTGTAAGGGAGCGCAGAGTTGATGATCCGGTTGAGTACATGGCACGGATCATGGCCGGGAATAAAACGGTCATAGAACGGGAGCATCTGGCCCAGGATGATGCTTTCAAGGAGACTGTGATAATGGGCCTTCGTTTGACCGAAGGCGTGAAATTAGAGCAACTACAGGCTCGTTTTGGCATGGATCCGTTTTCTTACTACGGGACCACCCTGAAAAAGCTCCTGGATGCGGGTTTTATGGAGAGCTCTGATACACATCTGAGAGTGAGCGAAAAAGGCAGGCTTTTATCAAATGCTATTCTTTCAGAACTTGTGTAG
- a CDS encoding CYTH domain-containing protein, giving the protein MSYAIEIEKKYLVKDDSWRGLAEGILYRQGYLSSGQGPTVRVRLVGETGYLTIKGRSSDFSSHEFEYEIPPEEANALLETLATSSIIEKFRHKIDYDGFTWEVDEFLGENLGLIMAEIELEAEDQDFPLPAWIGEEVTGDGRYYNASLARNPYTNWSEG; this is encoded by the coding sequence TTGAGCTACGCAATTGAAATAGAAAAAAAATACCTCGTTAAAGATGACAGCTGGCGTGGTCTTGCTGAGGGGATATTGTACAGACAAGGATACCTGAGTTCCGGCCAGGGGCCGACAGTACGGGTCAGGCTTGTTGGAGAGACTGGGTATCTTACGATAAAGGGGAGAAGTTCTGATTTTTCCAGCCACGAGTTCGAATATGAAATCCCACCTGAAGAAGCAAACGCCCTGCTGGAAACTCTTGCTACGTCCTCAATAATTGAGAAGTTTCGTCACAAAATCGACTATGATGGCTTCACCTGGGAGGTCGATGAATTTCTAGGCGAGAATCTTGGCCTGATAATGGCTGAAATTGAACTGGAGGCAGAGGATCAGGACTTTCCCCTACCAGCCTGGATAGGCGAAGAGGTTACCGGCGACGGACGCTACTACAATGCCAGCCTTGCCCGCAACCCCTACACAAACTGGAGTGAGGGCTAG
- a CDS encoding EI24 domain-containing protein — protein MFRKKRLLGWSILLFLATVSLTAAGYTLSVEIIDSLASGFFSSPPEAAGVLGWIKHKGWLFAQFLFVLITRIVSFYLAFLVAYALTSPGYAFLSVSAEKLHTGDKFEPDDGLSLRNILIDIFEACKIAFFGILVTMVALMVNFIPGIGQAVVFLLYTYYSALMFVDYPSSRRRWSLGQKIFWIREHGSTSFKIGVLPALVSMIPLLNIFLMACIFPVMTIYSTLNFSSIEMNRKR, from the coding sequence ATGTTTAGAAAAAAACGGCTTCTTGGCTGGTCTATTCTCCTCTTTCTGGCAACAGTCTCCCTCACCGCCGCCGGCTACACCCTGAGTGTTGAAATTATCGATTCGCTCGCCTCAGGCTTTTTTTCCAGCCCACCCGAAGCTGCAGGCGTGCTTGGGTGGATTAAACACAAGGGCTGGTTGTTTGCTCAATTCCTCTTTGTGCTGATCACCCGGATAGTTTCTTTTTATCTCGCCTTTCTCGTGGCCTACGCTCTTACCTCACCCGGGTATGCCTTTTTGAGTGTCTCCGCAGAAAAACTTCACACCGGTGATAAGTTCGAACCCGATGACGGTCTCAGCTTGCGTAATATCCTGATAGATATTTTTGAGGCATGTAAAATTGCCTTCTTCGGCATACTGGTCACCATGGTCGCCCTGATGGTGAATTTCATTCCCGGTATCGGTCAGGCTGTCGTTTTCCTGCTTTATACCTATTACTCAGCGCTGATGTTCGTTGATTACCCGTCATCAAGAAGAAGGTGGTCCCTCGGGCAAAAGATATTCTGGATACGCGAGCACGGCAGCACCTCCTTCAAGATTGGCGTGTTACCGGCCCTTGTCAGTATGATTCCACTGTTAAACATCTTTCTGATGGCGTGTATTTTTCCGGTGATGACCATATATTCCACCCTGAACTTCAGCTCCATTGAAATGAACAGGAAACGGTAA